A region of Streptomyces sp. WMMC500 DNA encodes the following proteins:
- a CDS encoding Dyp-type peroxidase produces the protein MPEPQPVLAPPATAAVFLVVTVAPGGEETVRDVLEDVPALQRAVGFGAPDDLLTCVASVGAAVWGRLFQGPRPAGLHPFRELAGERHRAVATPGDVLFHIRSRRMDLCFELARRLRGRLGDAVAVADEVHGFKYYDMRDLLGFVDGTENPVGQAAAAAVFTGAEDPRFAGGSYVMVQKYVHDLDAWEALSTEEQERVIGRTKLGNTELPEEVQPDDSHVALNTVTGPDGEEREVVRDNMPFGSVGDGEFGTYFIGYARAPEVLEEMLENMFLGRPPGTYDRILDFSTAVTGCLFFAPAVGFLDDLPDRPAALGAAATAVRDAVPDAVPDPVPEPAAAGDGSLGIGGLKGAPAR, from the coding sequence GTGCCCGAACCCCAGCCCGTGCTGGCCCCGCCCGCGACCGCGGCGGTGTTCCTCGTCGTCACCGTCGCGCCCGGCGGCGAGGAGACCGTCCGCGACGTGCTCGAAGACGTCCCCGCCCTCCAGCGCGCCGTGGGCTTCGGCGCCCCCGACGACCTGCTGACCTGTGTCGCGAGCGTCGGCGCCGCCGTCTGGGGCCGGCTCTTCCAGGGCCCGCGGCCGGCCGGGCTGCACCCGTTCCGCGAGCTGGCCGGAGAGCGCCACCGCGCCGTCGCCACCCCCGGCGACGTGCTCTTCCACATCCGCTCCCGGCGCATGGACCTCTGCTTCGAGCTGGCGAGACGGCTGCGCGGGCGGCTCGGCGACGCCGTCGCGGTCGCCGACGAGGTGCACGGCTTCAAGTACTACGACATGCGCGACCTGCTCGGCTTCGTCGACGGCACCGAGAACCCGGTCGGACAGGCCGCCGCCGCCGCGGTGTTCACCGGCGCCGAGGACCCGCGGTTCGCCGGCGGCAGCTACGTGATGGTGCAGAAGTACGTGCACGACCTCGACGCCTGGGAGGCGCTGAGCACGGAGGAGCAGGAGCGGGTCATCGGGCGCACCAAGCTGGGCAACACCGAACTGCCGGAGGAGGTGCAGCCCGACGACTCGCACGTCGCGCTCAACACCGTCACGGGACCGGACGGCGAGGAGCGCGAGGTCGTCCGGGACAACATGCCCTTCGGCTCCGTCGGGGACGGCGAGTTCGGGACGTACTTCATCGGCTACGCCCGTGCGCCCGAGGTGCTGGAGGAGATGCTGGAGAACATGTTCCTCGGCCGGCCGCCCGGGACGTACGACCGGATCCTGGACTTCTCCACCGCCGTGACCGGCTGCCTGTTCTTCGCCCCCGCCGTGGGCTTCCTGGACGACCTGCCGGACCGGCCCGCCGCCCTCGGCGCGGCGGCCACCGCCGTCCGGGACGCCGTCCCGGACGCCGTCCCGGACCCCGTACCCGAACCCGCGGCCGCCGGTGACGGCTCGCTGGGGATCGGCGGCCTCAAAGGAGCACCCGCACGATGA
- a CDS encoding AzlC family ABC transporter permease: MRSIWRTLRGGLARDIALVCAADTLVGVSFGAIAVGEGLPLWLPVLLSVVVFAGAAQFMFVGIVASGGTALAAVAAGLLVNARHVPFGFTVGDALGGGRLRRLAGSHLMIDETVAFALAQRDPERRRAAYWACGVGLFVCWNAGVVLGALGGTAVSDTDAFGLDAAFPAVLLALVLPSLREAGTRRAALVGLGVALAAAPFLPAGVPVLLALAGLAAAGTGGRERAPEPGDGAAVAEGGPGDGGPAVGGPAGPRESGAGDDEPGAGAYDEERVP, encoded by the coding sequence ATGCGTTCGATATGGCGAACCCTGCGCGGCGGCCTCGCCCGCGACATCGCGCTCGTCTGCGCCGCCGACACCCTGGTCGGCGTCTCCTTCGGGGCCATCGCGGTCGGCGAGGGGCTGCCGCTGTGGCTGCCGGTGCTGCTGTCGGTGGTGGTCTTCGCGGGCGCGGCGCAGTTCATGTTCGTCGGCATCGTCGCCTCCGGCGGCACCGCGCTCGCGGCCGTGGCGGCGGGGCTGCTGGTGAACGCGCGGCATGTGCCGTTCGGCTTCACGGTCGGCGACGCGCTGGGCGGCGGCAGGCTGCGGCGGCTCGCCGGCAGCCATCTGATGATCGACGAGACCGTCGCGTTCGCGCTGGCCCAGCGCGACCCGGAGCGGCGGCGCGCGGCGTACTGGGCGTGCGGCGTCGGGTTGTTCGTCTGCTGGAACGCGGGGGTGGTGCTCGGCGCCCTGGGCGGTACGGCGGTGAGCGACACGGACGCCTTCGGGCTGGACGCGGCGTTCCCGGCCGTCCTGCTGGCGCTGGTGCTGCCGTCGCTGCGGGAGGCGGGGACGCGGCGGGCGGCGCTGGTGGGGCTGGGCGTCGCGCTGGCGGCGGCGCCGTTCCTGCCGGCCGGCGTGCCGGTGCTGCTGGCGCTGGCGGGGCTGGCTGCGGCGGGCACCGGCGGGCGGGAGCGGGCGCCGGAGCCGGGGGACGGCGCGGCGGTGGCGGAGGGCGGACCGGGGGACGGCGGGCCGGCGGTCGGCGGGCCCGCCGGGCCCCGCGAGTCCGGCGCCGGTGACGACGAGCCAGGGGCCGGTGCGTACGACGAGGAGCGTGTGCCGTGA
- a CDS encoding SseB family protein: protein MTEAPQGNDPSTTQRALEALATDAKDPAALHALAHSEVLVPVPDERPDLPEGSAEEEPPGAEESMMLPVMEQPNGDRLVPVFTSESRMGNALPSVDKYRKLPLVLLANAWPSDEVSLTIDTGSPGALTLSAAGVRTLLGRSGG, encoded by the coding sequence ATGACCGAGGCACCGCAGGGGAACGACCCCTCGACCACTCAGCGGGCGCTGGAGGCTCTGGCGACCGACGCCAAGGACCCGGCGGCGCTGCACGCACTGGCCCACAGCGAGGTGCTCGTGCCCGTGCCGGACGAGAGACCGGACCTGCCCGAGGGGAGCGCGGAGGAGGAGCCGCCCGGCGCCGAGGAGAGCATGATGCTGCCGGTGATGGAGCAGCCGAACGGCGACCGGCTGGTGCCCGTCTTCACCTCCGAGTCGCGGATGGGGAACGCGCTGCCCTCCGTCGACAAGTACCGCAAGCTGCCGCTGGTGCTCCTGGCCAACGCGTGGCCGTCGGACGAGGTGTCGCTGACCATCGACACCGGCAGCCCGGGCGCGCTGACGCTGAGTGCCGCGGGGGTACGCACCCTCCTCGGCCGCTCCGGCGGCTGA
- a CDS encoding arsenate reductase ArsC codes for MSDPGGESHTYSRAGHRLALRAAAQRLRAEFQGVFGEETIERYLCGAYGDIAVRGGAPDDLPRLTEHYVRRRLHALARAEGVSGDRRPVVLFLCVHNAARSLMAMGLLARLAENRAVAWSAGSMPGRGGDAAAVAAMGERGIDISEEFPMAWTDEVVRAADVIVTMGCGDACPVYPGKRYVDWPLPDPRGWAVAEVRPLRDEIEQRVRKLLADLGIPARG; via the coding sequence ATGAGCGACCCAGGGGGCGAGTCACACACATATTCCAGAGCCGGTCACCGGCTCGCGCTGCGCGCCGCGGCCCAGAGGTTACGGGCGGAGTTCCAGGGCGTGTTCGGCGAGGAGACGATCGAGCGGTACCTGTGCGGCGCGTACGGCGACATCGCGGTACGCGGCGGCGCGCCGGACGACTTACCGCGGCTCACCGAGCACTACGTGCGCCGCCGGCTGCACGCGCTGGCACGCGCGGAGGGGGTGAGCGGCGACCGCCGGCCCGTCGTGCTCTTCCTGTGCGTGCACAACGCGGCGCGCAGCCTGATGGCGATGGGCCTCCTGGCCCGGCTGGCGGAGAACCGCGCCGTGGCCTGGTCGGCGGGCTCCATGCCGGGCCGCGGTGGCGACGCGGCGGCGGTGGCGGCGATGGGGGAGCGGGGGATCGACATCTCGGAGGAGTTCCCCATGGCCTGGACGGACGAGGTGGTCCGCGCGGCGGACGTGATCGTCACGATGGGCTGCGGGGACGCCTGCCCCGTGTACCCCGGCAAGCGCTACGTGGACTGGCCGCTGCCCGACCCGCGCGGGTGGGCGGTGGCCGAGGTGCGGCCGTTACGGGACGAGATCGAGCAGCGGGTGCGCAAACTGCTGGCGGACCTGGGGATCCCGGCGCGCGGCTGA
- a CDS encoding XRE family transcriptional regulator, with translation MVPSGGAPLDAIAASLQRERRRTGLTLTELARRAGIAKSTLSQLESGTGNPSVETLWALSVALAVPFSQLVEPPRPRVQVIRRGEGPSVPSEHADYAATLLASSPAHARRDIYLITVQPGTPRRSDPHSRGVIEHVILSSGRARVGVMEEPVDLEPGDYASYPADVPHVFEALAPDTVAVLVSEHD, from the coding sequence ATGGTCCCGAGCGGTGGAGCCCCCCTCGACGCCATCGCCGCGTCGCTCCAGCGCGAGCGCCGCCGTACGGGGCTGACGCTCACGGAGCTGGCCCGCCGCGCGGGCATCGCCAAGTCGACGCTCTCCCAACTGGAGTCCGGCACCGGCAACCCGAGCGTGGAGACCCTCTGGGCGCTCAGCGTCGCGCTCGCCGTGCCCTTCTCCCAGCTCGTCGAGCCGCCCCGCCCCCGCGTGCAGGTCATCCGCCGCGGCGAGGGCCCGTCCGTGCCCTCCGAGCACGCCGACTACGCCGCGACGCTGCTCGCCTCCTCCCCAGCCCACGCGCGCCGCGACATCTACCTCATCACCGTCCAGCCCGGCACCCCGCGCCGCTCGGACCCGCACTCCCGCGGCGTCATCGAGCACGTGATCCTCAGCAGCGGGCGCGCCCGCGTGGGCGTGATGGAGGAGCCGGTCGACCTCGAACCGGGCGACTACGCCTCGTACCCCGCCGACGTCCCGCACGTCTTCGAGGCGCTCGCGCCGGACACGGTCGCCGTTCTCGTCTCCGAGCACGACTGA
- a CDS encoding potassium channel family protein, with protein MLPWLREVTPVALMVVAYFVLPLHLLGAERPELSWTLFVLALGAVTLLLLREIRAVLLDVPHARPGVTIPLLMIASILVFAAAYSAIARQQGEFHGLRTRVDALYFTVATVATVGYGDITARGQTARILVMGQITYSFVFLTAAATALSGRLRRALGGRQGGGERRGRGERRGSGAGPG; from the coding sequence CTGCTCCCCTGGCTGCGCGAGGTCACGCCCGTGGCGCTCATGGTCGTCGCGTACTTCGTGCTGCCCCTGCATCTGCTGGGCGCGGAGAGACCCGAGCTGAGCTGGACGCTCTTCGTGCTGGCGCTCGGGGCGGTCACCCTGCTGCTGCTCCGCGAGATCCGGGCGGTGCTGCTGGACGTGCCGCACGCCCGTCCCGGGGTCACCATCCCGCTGCTGATGATCGCCTCGATCCTCGTCTTCGCCGCCGCGTACAGCGCGATCGCCCGGCAGCAGGGGGAGTTCCACGGGCTGCGGACCCGGGTCGACGCGCTGTACTTCACGGTCGCGACCGTGGCGACCGTCGGCTACGGGGACATCACCGCGCGCGGGCAGACGGCCCGGATCCTGGTGATGGGGCAGATCACGTACAGCTTCGTCTTCCTGACCGCCGCCGCGACCGCGCTGAGCGGCCGGCTGCGCCGCGCGCTCGGCGGGCGCCAGGGCGGCGGCGAGCGGAGAGGACGCGGCGAGCGGCGGGGGAGCGGCGCGGGACCGGGCTGA
- a CDS encoding TNT domain-containing protein: MTRTRTVRMALAVLAAAGLAGGVPAAAASAGPPDRATHPTAVRHVPAASPPAGTAAAAGPAGTAPGTAVGTARRGEPDCTGERLGDARLGPEHLPGRWEPRVGPLLQGWRPTGSLTPAAFLEKYWTGPAEGGTWKYPPNDGFAEVNGTVDREATRLEAGQLLDRFGSEYGGYLAPAGDRYAERALPPQNLHTRDPDAPCDYRVYQVTKPFWVWQGAVAPWFEQPGGGEQIKLDPVFLDPGEGRRLNVTWLLEHGYLAAA; the protein is encoded by the coding sequence GTGACGCGAACCCGCACCGTACGCATGGCACTTGCCGTCCTCGCCGCCGCCGGACTGGCCGGCGGCGTCCCCGCCGCGGCGGCCTCCGCCGGTCCCCCCGACCGGGCGACCCACCCGACGGCCGTCCGGCATGTCCCCGCCGCGTCTCCCCCGGCCGGGACCGCCGCCGCGGCGGGCCCCGCGGGCACCGCGCCGGGCACCGCCGTGGGCACCGCCCGGCGGGGCGAGCCCGACTGCACGGGCGAGCGGCTCGGCGACGCGCGGCTGGGTCCCGAGCACCTGCCGGGCCGGTGGGAGCCGCGGGTCGGCCCGCTGCTGCAGGGGTGGCGGCCCACCGGTTCGCTCACGCCCGCCGCGTTCCTGGAGAAGTACTGGACGGGCCCGGCCGAGGGCGGCACCTGGAAGTACCCGCCGAACGACGGCTTCGCCGAGGTCAACGGCACCGTGGACCGCGAGGCGACGCGGCTGGAGGCCGGGCAGTTGCTCGACCGCTTCGGCTCCGAGTACGGCGGCTACCTCGCCCCCGCGGGCGACCGCTACGCCGAGCGCGCGCTGCCGCCGCAGAACCTCCACACCCGCGACCCCGACGCTCCCTGCGACTACCGCGTCTACCAGGTCACCAAGCCCTTCTGGGTCTGGCAGGGCGCGGTGGCGCCGTGGTTCGAGCAGCCCGGCGGGGGCGAGCAGATCAAGCTCGACCCTGTGTTCCTCGACCCGGGCGAGGGGCGGCGGCTGAACGTCACCTGGCTGCTGGAGCACGGCTACCTGGCTGCCGCGTAA
- a CDS encoding DUF6401 family natural product biosynthesis protein, whose protein sequence is MSEGGPEDEAVGCPLTAVAARYLPRLSEFAFEPGLVAAVDQHAAAVRDALVPRQRRPWHDLLPQRIERVCAPQRMRREDLTDYVVGFTDVLAESDWREPVGYDFAVLRLTAVCWLVREYDLLAG, encoded by the coding sequence GTGAGCGAGGGAGGACCCGAGGACGAGGCCGTCGGCTGCCCGCTGACCGCCGTCGCCGCCAGGTACCTGCCCCGGCTGTCGGAGTTCGCTTTCGAGCCGGGGCTCGTCGCGGCCGTCGACCAGCACGCGGCCGCCGTGCGCGACGCGTTGGTGCCCCGGCAGCGCCGCCCCTGGCACGACCTCCTGCCCCAGCGGATCGAGCGGGTCTGCGCGCCTCAGCGGATGCGGCGCGAGGACCTGACGGACTACGTGGTCGGCTTCACCGACGTGCTCGCCGAGAGCGACTGGCGCGAGCCCGTCGGGTACGACTTCGCGGTGCTGCGGCTGACGGCGGTCTGCTGGCTGGTCCGCGAGTACGACCTGCTGGCGGGCTGA
- a CDS encoding AzlD domain-containing protein, with product MTATTLVPAVLVLGAGTFAFRFAGPALRSRVRLEPRAERLMTVAAVVLLTALVGTQALLDDGGFAGVARPAGVAVGGVLAWRRAPFVVVVVAAAATAALLRLCGVD from the coding sequence GTGACCGCGACGACCCTGGTGCCCGCCGTTCTGGTGCTCGGCGCCGGCACGTTCGCCTTCCGCTTCGCGGGCCCCGCGCTGCGCTCCCGCGTACGGCTGGAGCCGCGCGCGGAGCGGCTGATGACGGTCGCCGCCGTCGTGCTGCTCACCGCCCTGGTCGGCACGCAGGCGCTGCTGGACGACGGCGGCTTCGCGGGGGTCGCGCGGCCGGCGGGTGTCGCGGTCGGCGGTGTCCTGGCGTGGCGCCGGGCGCCGTTCGTGGTGGTGGTGGTCGCCGCGGCGGCCACGGCGGCGCTGCTGCGGCTGTGCGGCGTGGACTGA
- a CDS encoding family 1 encapsulin nanocompartment shell protein has product MNNLHRELAPVTQAAWAEIEEEARRTFRRHVAGRRVVDVTGPEGPELAAVGTGHLEEIAPPAPGATARLRAAQRLIELRVPFTVSREAVDDVERGSRDSDWQPVKDAARTAAFAEDRMIADGYAAAGVEGLRTRSSLPELSLPAEVRDYPDIVSQALSALRLAGVDGPYSLLLGADAYTAVSETADHGYPVAQHIARLLDGELIWAPAMTGGLALSTRGGDFELRLGEDLAVGYTAHDAKTVQLYLHETLTFLPYTDEAIVVLRA; this is encoded by the coding sequence ATGAACAACCTGCACCGTGAACTCGCTCCTGTCACCCAGGCGGCCTGGGCGGAGATCGAGGAAGAGGCCCGGCGCACCTTCCGCCGCCACGTCGCCGGCCGCCGCGTCGTCGACGTCACCGGGCCCGAAGGGCCGGAGCTGGCCGCCGTCGGCACCGGGCACCTGGAGGAGATCGCCCCGCCCGCGCCCGGCGCGACCGCGCGGCTGCGCGCGGCGCAGCGGCTGATCGAGCTGCGGGTGCCGTTCACCGTCAGCCGCGAGGCCGTGGACGACGTGGAGCGCGGCTCCCGGGACTCCGACTGGCAGCCGGTCAAGGACGCCGCCCGCACCGCCGCCTTCGCCGAGGACCGGATGATCGCCGACGGGTACGCCGCCGCCGGCGTCGAGGGCCTGCGGACCCGCAGCTCGCTGCCCGAGCTGAGCCTGCCGGCCGAGGTCCGCGACTACCCCGACATCGTCAGCCAGGCGCTCTCCGCGCTGCGGCTGGCCGGTGTGGACGGCCCGTACTCGCTGCTCCTGGGGGCGGACGCGTACACGGCGGTGAGCGAGACAGCGGACCACGGCTATCCGGTCGCCCAGCACATCGCGCGGCTGCTGGACGGCGAGCTGATCTGGGCGCCGGCGATGACCGGCGGCCTCGCGCTGTCCACCCGCGGCGGCGACTTCGAGCTGCGCCTCGGCGAGGACCTGGCCGTCGGGTACACCGCGCACGACGCGAAGACCGTGCAGCTCTACCTGCACGAGACGTTGACGTTCCTGCCGTACACGGACGAGGCGATCGTCGTCCTGCGGGCGTGA